Proteins encoded together in one Planctomyces sp. SH-PL14 window:
- a CDS encoding ArsR/SmtB family transcription factor → MADVFEALAAPARRAIVDALHERDGQTLFEICARLTMRHNLTLTRQAISQHLEVLEAAGLVSTKREGRYKFHYLDTTPLQDAIVNRWLTPTPKEGEK, encoded by the coding sequence ATGGCTGACGTGTTCGAAGCTTTAGCCGCACCAGCCAGACGAGCGATCGTCGATGCCCTGCACGAACGGGACGGCCAGACGCTGTTCGAAATCTGTGCCCGCCTGACGATGAGGCACAACCTCACACTGACTCGCCAGGCGATCTCGCAGCACCTCGAGGTCCTGGAAGCGGCCGGCCTCGTCAGCACGAAGCGCGAGGGTCGGTACAAGTTCCACTATCTCGATACCACGCCGCTCCAGGACGCCATCGTGAATCGCTGGCTCACACCGACTCCAAAGGAAGGCGAAAAATGA
- the ruvC gene encoding crossover junction endodeoxyribonuclease RuvC produces MAFAVGNAFAGPVSERYLGIDPGLNRTGYSVLQRTDRGPRLIEGGVIRSTVSKPLAERVLEIGQGLREVLEEFRPQAVAIEQVFSLTKNPKSALLMAHARGALLFAMADAGLDVVHYSPKQVKKLLTGSGTADKSQIQQAVQRELGLSRILEPNDVADATAIALCHYYSARITLMSNRSTGGPQQARVG; encoded by the coding sequence ATGGCGTTTGCCGTGGGAAATGCCTTCGCGGGGCCCGTTTCCGAGCGATATCTCGGGATCGATCCGGGCCTCAACCGGACCGGCTACAGCGTCCTCCAGCGGACCGACCGCGGCCCGCGGCTGATCGAAGGGGGCGTCATCCGCTCGACCGTTTCGAAGCCGCTCGCCGAGCGCGTGCTTGAGATCGGCCAGGGGCTGCGGGAAGTGCTTGAGGAGTTCCGGCCGCAGGCGGTCGCGATCGAGCAGGTGTTCTCGCTGACGAAGAACCCGAAGTCCGCGCTGCTGATGGCCCATGCCCGCGGAGCGCTGCTGTTCGCGATGGCGGACGCGGGGCTCGACGTCGTCCACTATTCGCCGAAGCAGGTCAAGAAGCTGCTCACCGGGAGCGGAACGGCAGACAAGTCGCAGATCCAGCAGGCGGTGCAACGGGAACTCGGCCTGAGCCGGATCCTGGAGCCGAACGACGTCGCCGACGCGACGGCGATCGCGCTCTGCCACTACTACAGCGCGCGGATCACGCTGATGTCGAACCGTTCGACCGGCGGACCGCAGCAGGCCCGCGTCGGCTGA
- a CDS encoding BlaI/MecI/CopY family transcriptional regulator, translated as MAIEPDKTALSETELEVLRILWQDAPLKPAEIQERFSSEIDNGTLRSVLVGLVEKGILGRSKVGKAFHYAPRVRRERLLARMTRKLAEIFTGGSAGALVVELIRDQPLDDDTLAVLRQIVADDPKRRETEIQPGAARPPSTSAEPNDQSEDNGPTLRRRRARRS; from the coding sequence GTGGCCATCGAACCCGACAAGACCGCACTCAGCGAAACCGAGCTGGAGGTTCTGCGGATCCTCTGGCAGGACGCTCCGCTCAAACCGGCCGAGATTCAGGAGCGGTTCTCCTCGGAGATCGACAACGGGACGCTCCGGTCCGTTCTCGTGGGCCTCGTGGAGAAGGGGATCCTGGGCCGCAGCAAGGTGGGGAAGGCATTCCACTACGCCCCTCGCGTCCGTCGCGAGCGGCTGCTGGCCCGCATGACGCGGAAACTGGCCGAGATCTTTACCGGCGGGTCGGCCGGGGCCCTGGTCGTTGAGCTGATCCGCGATCAGCCGCTCGACGACGACACGCTCGCCGTCCTGCGGCAGATCGTGGCGGACGATCCCAAGCGGCGCGAGACCGAGATCCAGCCTGGAGCGGCTCGACCGCCCTCGACATCGGCCGAGCCAAACGACCAGTCAGAGGACAACGGGCCGACCTTGCGGCGTCGGCGGGCCAGGCGTTCTTGA
- a CDS encoding VOC family protein, which translates to MKIVVTSVLVDDQEKAFQFYTRILGFTKKHDVPMGQFRWLTVVSPGDLDGVELLLEPDQHPAAGPFKRALVEDGIPFTSFGVDDAQAEYDRLTALGVRFTQPPTAMGPVTTAVFDDTCGNLIQIAQKH; encoded by the coding sequence ATGAAGATCGTCGTGACGAGCGTTCTGGTTGATGACCAGGAGAAGGCGTTTCAGTTCTATACACGGATCCTCGGCTTCACCAAGAAGCACGACGTTCCGATGGGACAGTTTCGCTGGCTGACCGTCGTCTCTCCCGGCGATCTGGACGGCGTCGAGCTGCTGCTCGAACCGGACCAGCACCCGGCGGCGGGGCCCTTCAAGCGGGCACTGGTCGAGGACGGCATTCCGTTCACGTCGTTCGGCGTCGACGACGCACAGGCCGAATACGACCGGCTCACCGCCCTGGGAGTCCGCTTCACCCAGCCGCCCACCGCCATGGGTCCCGTGACGACAGCGGTCTTCGACGACACCTGCGGCAACCTCATCCAGATCGCGCAGAAACACTGA
- a CDS encoding radical SAM protein has protein sequence MRILPLISSILKNRRRAVPRPSWCTYLVCFRCNARCQMCDSWRMKPGSELTPQQVRTVFDKIGRLDVVRLSGGEPFLRVDFPEVAEAVLAASRPGIIHITTNGSYPGRIVDFVKSFSRPRRLRFMVSFDGAEAEHDANRGEDVTFSLAEESVRRLLELRSRYKVPVSINHTVISGQSMADHQLLKERFEPRGVDVHTVLAYSDSAMYGYKRFGKKATDLIQETGYPLHPKLDVGDSIRFVEQQIADLRQLRDPMLRIGKSYYLSGLLARLRQVRRPKPKPACVALRSHIRILPDGSVPVCQFNTERVGNLLQQSFDEVWYGEAIREPRRWVDNCSGCWAECEVMPSAIFTGDLLTAFLPSSGRSRDDGGPKSPQSKPVDGAAANDRETALVALSGPSEPK, from the coding sequence ATGCGCATCCTTCCCCTGATCTCCTCGATCCTCAAGAACCGCCGGCGGGCGGTGCCGCGGCCCTCGTGGTGCACGTACCTCGTCTGTTTCCGCTGCAATGCCCGCTGCCAGATGTGCGACTCCTGGCGGATGAAACCGGGGAGCGAGCTGACCCCGCAACAGGTCCGGACGGTCTTCGACAAGATCGGCCGGCTGGACGTCGTGCGGCTTTCAGGCGGCGAGCCGTTCCTGCGCGTGGATTTCCCCGAGGTGGCCGAGGCGGTCCTGGCGGCGTCACGTCCGGGGATCATTCATATCACGACGAACGGGTCGTACCCGGGCCGGATCGTCGACTTCGTGAAGAGTTTTTCGCGGCCGCGGCGACTGCGGTTCATGGTCTCCTTCGACGGAGCCGAAGCGGAGCACGACGCCAACCGGGGGGAGGACGTGACGTTCTCCCTGGCCGAAGAGTCGGTGCGGCGGCTCTTGGAGCTGCGGTCGCGGTACAAGGTGCCGGTGAGCATCAATCACACCGTCATCTCCGGTCAGTCGATGGCGGACCATCAGCTCTTGAAGGAGCGGTTCGAGCCTCGGGGTGTAGATGTCCACACGGTGCTGGCCTACAGCGATTCGGCGATGTACGGCTACAAGCGGTTCGGCAAGAAGGCGACCGACCTGATCCAGGAGACGGGGTATCCGCTGCATCCCAAGCTGGACGTGGGGGACTCGATCCGGTTTGTCGAGCAGCAGATCGCGGACCTGCGGCAGCTTCGGGATCCGATGCTGCGGATCGGGAAGTCGTACTATCTCAGTGGCCTGCTGGCACGACTGAGGCAGGTTCGACGTCCGAAGCCCAAGCCGGCGTGCGTGGCGCTGCGGAGCCATATCCGGATCCTGCCGGATGGTTCGGTTCCAGTGTGCCAGTTCAACACGGAGCGAGTTGGGAACCTGCTGCAACAGTCGTTCGATGAGGTATGGTATGGCGAGGCGATCCGTGAGCCGCGGCGGTGGGTCGACAACTGTTCCGGCTGCTGGGCGGAGTGCGAGGTGATGCCGAGCGCAATCTTCACAGGGGACCTGTTGACCGCCTTTCTACCGTCGAGCGGCCGTTCAAGAGATGATGGCGGTCCGAAGTCGCCGCAGAGCAAACCGGTGGACGGGGCCGCTGCCAACGATCGCGAAACGGCCCTGGTGGCTCTCTCAGGGCCGTCGGAACCAAAGTAA
- the ispF gene encoding 2-C-methyl-D-erythritol 2,4-cyclodiphosphate synthase: MHRVGLGHDTHRLGPGLPLILGGVTVPHETGCIAHSDGDVLLHAVTDALLGACALGDIGEWFPDTDPQHKGADSGELLLKVLNDVHSRGWRVVNLDCTVFAQRPKLSQYKRTIAQNVARLLGLAADRVSVKAKTGERVGPVGREEAIEASAIVLLERAH; this comes from the coding sequence ATGCACCGCGTTGGACTGGGACACGACACGCACCGCCTCGGCCCGGGATTGCCTCTCATCCTGGGGGGAGTCACCGTCCCGCATGAGACTGGCTGCATCGCCCACAGCGACGGCGACGTCCTGCTCCACGCGGTCACCGACGCGCTGCTTGGCGCGTGCGCCCTGGGGGACATCGGCGAGTGGTTCCCCGACACCGATCCGCAGCACAAGGGGGCGGACTCCGGCGAGCTCCTGCTCAAGGTCCTCAATGACGTCCACAGCCGCGGCTGGCGAGTGGTCAATCTCGACTGCACCGTTTTCGCCCAGCGGCCTAAGCTCTCGCAGTACAAGCGGACGATCGCCCAGAACGTGGCCCGCCTCCTCGGCCTGGCGGCGGACCGGGTGAGCGTGAAGGCCAAGACCGGCGAGCGGGTCGGTCCCGTCGGCCGCGAAGAGGCGATCGAGGCGAGCGCGATCGTGCTGCTGGAGCGGGCGCACTGA
- a CDS encoding zinc-dependent alcohol dehydrogenase family protein, producing the protein MPRIVRFHQTGGPEVLKLEEVAVAPPGPGEVRIAVKAIGLNRAEAMFRSGMYLEQPSFPSRIGYECSGTVEAVGDGVTEFAVGDKVSTIPAFSIGKNGVYGEVATVPAAAVARYPASLSWEEGTSIWMQYLTVYGAVIDIAKLAKGDTLLIPAASSSVGIAAIQIANLIGATPVALTRTSGKREELLKHGAKHVIATEEQDLVAEVMKLTDQKGARVVFDPVGGPTVAKLTAAMAAGGILFQYGALSTEPTPLPLMDVLGKTLTIRGYLLFEFTTHPEKLKPAKEFVVKGLESGALKPLVAKTFPLDQIVESHRYLESNQQIGKVVVTV; encoded by the coding sequence ATGCCTCGCATCGTTCGCTTTCACCAGACCGGCGGCCCTGAAGTCCTCAAGCTGGAGGAGGTCGCCGTCGCGCCGCCGGGCCCCGGCGAAGTCCGGATCGCCGTGAAGGCGATCGGGCTCAACCGGGCCGAGGCGATGTTCCGTTCGGGAATGTATCTCGAACAGCCGTCGTTTCCGTCGCGGATCGGCTATGAGTGCTCCGGGACGGTCGAGGCGGTCGGCGATGGCGTGACGGAGTTCGCCGTCGGCGACAAGGTGAGCACGATCCCGGCCTTCTCGATCGGGAAGAACGGGGTCTACGGAGAGGTCGCGACGGTCCCGGCCGCTGCTGTTGCCAGGTACCCCGCGTCTCTCTCGTGGGAGGAGGGGACGTCGATCTGGATGCAGTACCTGACCGTCTACGGGGCGGTGATCGATATCGCGAAGCTGGCGAAGGGGGACACGCTCCTGATCCCGGCGGCGTCGAGCAGCGTGGGGATCGCGGCGATCCAGATCGCGAACCTGATCGGGGCGACGCCGGTGGCGCTGACGCGGACGAGTGGCAAGCGGGAGGAGCTGCTGAAGCACGGCGCGAAGCATGTCATTGCGACGGAGGAGCAGGACCTTGTTGCGGAAGTGATGAAGCTCACCGATCAGAAGGGGGCGCGGGTCGTCTTTGATCCGGTCGGTGGTCCGACGGTGGCGAAGTTGACGGCCGCGATGGCGGCGGGGGGGATTCTGTTCCAGTACGGCGCGCTCAGCACCGAGCCGACGCCGCTGCCGCTGATGGATGTCCTGGGGAAGACGCTGACGATTCGCGGTTATCTGCTGTTCGAGTTCACGACGCATCCGGAGAAGTTGAAGCCGGCGAAGGAGTTCGTGGTGAAGGGATTGGAGTCCGGGGCGCTGAAGCCGCTGGTGGCGAAGACATTCCCGCTGGATCAGATTGTCGAGTCTCATCGTTATCTGGAGTCGAACCAGCAGATCGGTAAGGTCGTGGTGACCGTCTAG
- a CDS encoding M56 family metallopeptidase, giving the protein MSLELSSLVVELLGRGTVLLLAGWLATLLLRGRPDWSRGVIRIAAAAVLALPVGLLLLGRWPVEWLPAAAAEWRAEVPMPAEPHRPTAAIAPQAPTRPDVVVAPEPVTTGPLRSEARPTTGPIAAVPFPTTPQTAPTKASRPPAGAASSPTTGRRQNSAASPMGLLVVIWGVGAGFLLLRIVSRFRQARRLVGTASLADDAWQSAGARVSKRLRLRRAVPILRSAEVRGPSCAGILRPVVLVPEDWRDAGVDQAREIVLAHELTHVLSRDVLWNVILEATAAIWWFHPLAWSLVRRHRLACELVCDQAASQILDSRPGYRSALAAWALQWRQPLRAGAALPMAAPSELRARLEWLERGRPFARSAWPVRGALWGLSLAAAFAVLQIQPIRRSAQAAPPGEAPPTQAPSSPAEKPIGIAAEPAAQGPKEKRKTIHVTDEDGKPIAGAEVRVQTEVTRGDTTYAKPMAFTTDERGDAVVDPQPEIEKVFISVKADGFSEFTAQSSVLESQTVQLTRGRTIRVLARDAAGEPLPRAVPLLADSRILGREFKKLPGGVFVSPAIAPDRTLLRTAAVGPDGKLLFSDLVDVDPKGKFADGVVEMTLRPGVRLRGEVDKAVPRPVKGGVVTLYIREDRDHKIAASRRNNWVWEESAWIAPDGTFEFPSLPGGGHAQLHVLVDDFLSRDMTTEELKAYFAKHDAGDIKAIEQRSDRNIGSVLVPLSGPEVTATIPCAPAASCRVRVLDPLGRPVEGARVAFNPNGQFLGGELFIPGSEMSSANLIRALENQEDPEKKAAADFQRYRETARRIREFAESAFLQVATDAEGVAMTRGLPAGRESFDVRAAGYQMPLNPLSTPDFTWRGASVDLVSGRTEQVTASLEVDVPTSERPVLVVMENAGPFTGSLRATVTELHTEKEGWHLWSVSRFGPLSQPSLDSAGRAVLKFPESIGGSPVDQVRVALEGHNDKVPRQFVRGNVDLRAKGDGKLVVLVPAEGFEYPTLRPTVKTVDELLHGLTSPHILNQLIESPSLPLLKILLDRAGETDPEPISLLDPSRFGGEKGSPAKSIDLASGRLTVVLAGVRPKGASWTTKPELQQAPEAAYVFNHEGKLLARLGGEFSPSGSSENVDVLNLGPREDWFVRVTRFEKSPPFEYRSEFYRLTDRVLPSLRYSHYANSNSWSAGPEERFRHGRLGFAFNGRDLAFDVLGKTVDRVPTLRQITWDANADRFRGAPFQAVEGRELYRVDEKWSKDFEPLTLRPEAGLAIGGPQSYDSWADWEAVVPESKPLGLLLSIPSGDPAFATSVVAALTPGWHSIHLQVKHFPKESKVRIALRIDKQPEQVFERSGQLAEEVDSHPVIHVIEPAKSVMLFSQSLDVKSVKSRIELSITPPAEAK; this is encoded by the coding sequence ATGTCGCTCGAACTGTCGTCGCTCGTCGTCGAACTGTTGGGCCGCGGGACGGTCCTGCTGCTGGCCGGATGGCTGGCGACGCTGCTCCTGCGCGGGCGTCCCGACTGGAGCCGCGGGGTCATCCGCATCGCGGCGGCGGCGGTACTCGCTTTGCCTGTTGGCCTCCTGCTGCTGGGGCGGTGGCCTGTCGAATGGCTCCCCGCGGCGGCGGCAGAATGGCGGGCGGAAGTCCCAATGCCGGCGGAACCTCACCGACCGACTGCGGCCATCGCTCCCCAGGCGCCTACACGGCCCGATGTCGTCGTTGCCCCAGAACCGGTGACGACGGGACCGCTGCGGTCCGAAGCTCGTCCCACAACCGGCCCCATCGCGGCGGTCCCGTTCCCGACAACGCCGCAGACGGCACCAACTAAGGCGAGTCGGCCTCCAGCCGGCGCCGCTTCCAGCCCGACGACGGGCCGCAGACAGAACTCGGCAGCTTCGCCGATGGGTCTCCTCGTGGTGATCTGGGGCGTGGGAGCCGGCTTTCTCCTGCTCCGCATCGTGTCGCGTTTTCGCCAGGCGCGGCGACTGGTTGGTACGGCGTCGCTTGCCGACGACGCCTGGCAATCCGCCGGCGCACGAGTCTCGAAGCGGCTTCGGCTGCGCCGCGCCGTCCCGATCCTCCGCAGTGCCGAAGTTCGAGGACCGAGCTGTGCGGGAATCCTGCGTCCGGTCGTCCTGGTTCCTGAGGACTGGCGGGATGCCGGTGTGGATCAGGCGCGGGAGATCGTTCTCGCTCATGAGCTGACCCACGTCCTGTCTCGCGATGTTCTGTGGAACGTGATCCTGGAAGCAACCGCCGCGATCTGGTGGTTCCACCCTCTCGCGTGGAGTCTCGTCCGTCGGCACCGGTTGGCGTGCGAGCTGGTCTGCGATCAGGCCGCCTCGCAGATTCTCGACTCCCGGCCGGGCTACCGGTCGGCGCTCGCGGCGTGGGCGCTCCAGTGGCGGCAACCCCTGCGAGCCGGAGCCGCCTTGCCGATGGCGGCGCCGTCCGAGCTGCGGGCTCGACTGGAGTGGCTGGAGCGGGGGCGCCCGTTCGCGCGATCGGCCTGGCCGGTCCGCGGAGCCCTGTGGGGACTGAGTCTGGCGGCGGCGTTCGCGGTCCTTCAGATTCAGCCGATCCGCCGTTCGGCTCAGGCCGCCCCACCCGGAGAAGCGCCGCCGACGCAGGCGCCGTCCTCTCCCGCCGAGAAGCCGATCGGCATCGCGGCAGAGCCGGCCGCGCAGGGGCCGAAGGAGAAACGTAAGACGATCCACGTCACTGATGAGGACGGAAAGCCGATCGCCGGAGCGGAGGTCCGGGTCCAGACGGAGGTGACCCGCGGCGACACCACCTATGCGAAGCCGATGGCCTTCACGACGGACGAGCGGGGCGACGCCGTTGTCGATCCGCAACCGGAAATCGAGAAGGTCTTCATTTCGGTGAAGGCCGACGGCTTTTCGGAGTTCACCGCTCAGTCGTCGGTCCTCGAATCGCAGACGGTTCAGTTGACGCGGGGACGGACGATCCGCGTCCTGGCGCGGGACGCGGCGGGCGAGCCTCTCCCGCGGGCGGTGCCGCTCCTCGCCGATTCCCGCATCCTCGGACGGGAGTTCAAGAAGCTCCCCGGCGGCGTGTTCGTCTCCCCTGCTATCGCTCCCGATCGAACGCTGCTCCGCACCGCGGCCGTCGGACCGGATGGGAAGCTGCTCTTCAGCGATCTCGTCGATGTCGACCCCAAAGGAAAGTTCGCCGACGGCGTCGTCGAGATGACGCTCCGGCCTGGAGTGCGGCTCCGGGGGGAGGTCGACAAGGCGGTCCCTCGGCCGGTCAAGGGGGGTGTCGTCACGCTCTACATACGCGAGGATCGCGATCACAAGATCGCCGCGTCCCGCCGGAACAACTGGGTCTGGGAGGAGTCGGCCTGGATCGCGCCGGACGGCACGTTCGAGTTCCCCTCGCTTCCTGGAGGGGGGCACGCGCAGCTTCACGTTCTCGTCGACGACTTCCTCTCGCGGGACATGACGACCGAGGAGCTCAAGGCCTACTTCGCGAAGCACGACGCCGGCGACATCAAAGCCATCGAACAGCGATCCGATCGCAATATCGGCTCGGTGCTCGTCCCCCTTTCCGGTCCCGAGGTGACGGCGACCATCCCCTGCGCTCCAGCGGCATCGTGCCGGGTTCGCGTTCTGGACCCGCTGGGGCGGCCGGTCGAAGGGGCGCGCGTCGCCTTCAATCCGAACGGTCAGTTCCTCGGCGGAGAGTTGTTCATCCCCGGAAGCGAGATGTCTTCGGCCAATCTGATTCGCGCCCTGGAGAACCAGGAGGATCCGGAGAAGAAGGCCGCCGCGGACTTCCAACGTTATCGGGAGACCGCCCGCCGGATCCGGGAGTTCGCCGAGTCGGCGTTCCTGCAGGTCGCGACGGACGCCGAAGGGGTGGCGATGACCCGCGGGTTGCCGGCGGGGCGGGAGTCTTTTGACGTCCGGGCGGCCGGCTATCAGATGCCGCTCAATCCGCTCAGCACGCCGGACTTCACATGGCGGGGTGCCAGCGTGGATCTCGTCTCCGGCCGGACGGAGCAGGTGACCGCCTCGCTGGAGGTCGATGTTCCCACATCCGAGCGGCCGGTCCTCGTGGTGATGGAGAATGCCGGACCTTTCACGGGCTCGCTTCGCGCGACCGTGACGGAACTCCACACCGAAAAGGAAGGGTGGCACCTGTGGAGCGTGTCGCGGTTCGGCCCACTCTCCCAGCCCTCGCTCGACTCGGCGGGGCGCGCGGTGCTGAAGTTTCCCGAATCGATCGGCGGCTCACCGGTCGATCAGGTCCGAGTCGCCCTGGAAGGGCACAACGACAAAGTCCCTCGGCAGTTCGTTCGAGGGAACGTCGACCTGCGTGCGAAGGGTGATGGCAAGCTGGTGGTCCTGGTCCCGGCCGAGGGCTTCGAGTATCCGACTCTTCGACCGACCGTGAAGACGGTTGACGAGCTTCTCCATGGCCTGACGAGCCCTCACATTCTCAACCAGCTCATCGAGTCGCCCAGCCTGCCGCTCCTGAAGATCCTTCTGGACCGCGCCGGCGAGACCGATCCGGAGCCGATCTCGCTCCTGGATCCGAGCCGCTTCGGCGGTGAGAAAGGAAGTCCGGCGAAGTCGATCGATCTGGCGAGCGGGCGGCTGACCGTGGTGCTGGCGGGGGTCCGGCCCAAGGGAGCGAGCTGGACCACAAAACCCGAACTGCAGCAGGCACCTGAGGCCGCCTACGTCTTCAATCACGAGGGAAAACTCCTCGCGCGGCTGGGGGGCGAGTTCAGTCCTTCGGGCTCCAGCGAAAATGTCGACGTGCTGAACCTGGGGCCGCGGGAGGACTGGTTCGTCCGGGTGACGCGGTTTGAGAAGAGTCCGCCGTTCGAGTACCGGAGCGAGTTCTATCGGCTGACCGATCGGGTCCTTCCTTCGCTTCGTTACAGCCACTACGCCAACTCCAACTCCTGGTCGGCCGGTCCCGAGGAGCGCTTTCGGCATGGCCGGCTGGGGTTCGCCTTCAACGGCCGCGATCTGGCGTTTGACGTCTTGGGCAAGACCGTCGACCGCGTACCGACCCTGCGGCAGATCACCTGGGATGCGAACGCCGACCGGTTCCGCGGTGCGCCGTTCCAGGCGGTTGAGGGCCGTGAGCTGTACCGGGTCGACGAGAAGTGGTCCAAGGACTTTGAGCCGCTGACGCTTCGGCCGGAAGCGGGGCTCGCGATCGGCGGTCCGCAGAGTTACGACTCCTGGGCCGACTGGGAAGCGGTCGTTCCCGAATCGAAGCCGCTGGGTCTATTGCTGAGCATTCCGAGCGGTGATCCGGCGTTTGCTACTTCTGTTGTGGCGGCGCTGACGCCGGGGTGGCACTCGATCCACCTGCAGGTGAAACATTTTCCCAAGGAGTCGAAGGTCCGGATTGCGCTGCGGATCGACAAGCAGCCGGAGCAGGTTTTTGAGCGGTCGGGCCAGTTGGCGGAGGAGGTCGATTCGCATCCGGTGATCCACGTGATCGAACCGGCGAAGTCGGTGATGTTGTTCAGTCAGTCGTTGGACGTGAAGTCGGTGAAGTCCAGGATCGAGCTCTCGATCACGCCGCCGGCCGAGGCCAAGTAG
- a CDS encoding glycosyltransferase family protein, with product MRVLYGVHGYGRGHATRTFAVLPHLAREHQVLVLAGGDAYPALSGDFPTVRIPTLGFAYGRKGGQRSNWQTFRRNASAALDIFWRGPVFDMIRETVEDFAPDVIISDAETWTHSVAKVLRIPRISFDHIGIMAYCQPEIEWSDRFEGWFDTRCYRLLMGRPDRVLVSSFYEARPRWPTVKVVSTLPRQAVREQKPTDGEHLLAYFNRGDDQLNPAILSALENAGAPVHIYGSSRRGRHGSLTFLPLSNLPFLEDLASCRAVISTAGNQLIGEAIFLGKPCLVMPERCVEQRLNAAAVERMGIGMRVSLRRFHAGKIREFLERRPEFVRTMSENVRDGLEESLSALRQFMHELVPSAEAPAGRVEATDALRGD from the coding sequence ATGCGCGTCCTGTACGGTGTTCACGGTTACGGGCGGGGACATGCCACCCGCACGTTTGCCGTCCTCCCCCATCTGGCCCGCGAGCATCAAGTGCTCGTCCTCGCCGGCGGGGATGCCTACCCCGCCCTCTCCGGCGACTTCCCCACCGTCCGGATCCCCACCCTCGGCTTCGCGTACGGCCGCAAAGGGGGACAGCGGTCGAACTGGCAGACCTTCCGCCGAAACGCCTCCGCTGCCCTCGACATCTTCTGGCGCGGCCCGGTCTTCGACATGATCCGCGAGACCGTCGAGGACTTCGCCCCGGACGTCATCATCTCCGACGCCGAGACCTGGACCCACAGCGTCGCCAAGGTCCTCCGCATCCCGCGGATCAGCTTCGACCACATCGGGATCATGGCCTACTGCCAGCCCGAGATCGAATGGTCCGACCGGTTCGAAGGATGGTTCGATACCCGCTGCTACCGGCTCCTCATGGGACGGCCCGACCGCGTTCTCGTCTCCAGCTTCTACGAGGCCCGCCCCCGCTGGCCCACTGTGAAAGTCGTCAGCACGCTCCCCCGACAGGCGGTCCGCGAACAGAAGCCGACCGACGGAGAACACCTCCTCGCGTACTTCAACCGCGGCGACGACCAGCTCAATCCCGCGATCCTCTCGGCGCTCGAAAACGCGGGTGCGCCGGTCCACATCTACGGCTCCTCGCGCCGCGGGCGACACGGCTCGCTCACGTTCCTCCCGCTCAGCAACCTGCCGTTCCTCGAAGACCTGGCCTCCTGCCGGGCGGTCATCAGCACCGCCGGCAACCAGCTCATCGGGGAGGCGATCTTCCTGGGCAAACCGTGCCTGGTGATGCCGGAACGGTGCGTCGAGCAGCGACTCAACGCCGCGGCGGTGGAGCGGATGGGGATCGGGATGCGGGTCTCGTTGCGGCGGTTCCACGCCGGGAAGATTCGGGAGTTCCTGGAGCGACGTCCCGAGTTCGTCCGGACGATGTCGGAGAACGTCCGCGACGGGCTGGAGGAGTCCCTTTCCGCCCTGCGTCAGTTCATGCACGAGCTCGTTCCATCGGCCGAAGCGCCCGCCGGCCGCGTGGAGGCAACCGACGCCCTTCGCGGCGACTGA
- a CDS encoding NAD(P)-dependent alcohol dehydrogenase — translation MAKYRAWVSTAAKQKLVEQEIDPGPLGPDEVEIAVEYCGLCHSDKSVIEDEWAVTKFPFVPGHEAVGRIVALGERAKGRKIGQAVGIGWTAESCMHCRQCMGGDHHLCGSAVPTIVGHNGGFAERMRAHWAWTIPLPEGIDMTSTGPLLCGGVTVFTPIAGYGIQPSDHVGVIGIGGLGHMGVKFAHAWGCEVTAFTSSESKFDEAKSFGADHVLSTRDPKAIAAAASRFDLLISTVNVPLDWPALLNTLKPRGRLHIVGAVLEPVGIPAFALIMGQKNVSGSPTGSPNRLATMLEFAARKKVAPQVEHFPLSKVNDAIAHLSAGKARYRIVLDVNK, via the coding sequence GTGGCGAAGTATCGCGCCTGGGTTTCCACCGCCGCCAAGCAGAAGCTCGTCGAACAGGAGATTGATCCGGGGCCGCTGGGGCCCGATGAGGTCGAGATCGCCGTCGAGTACTGCGGCCTCTGCCACTCGGACAAGTCGGTGATCGAGGACGAGTGGGCGGTCACGAAGTTCCCCTTCGTTCCCGGCCACGAAGCGGTCGGCCGGATCGTCGCTCTCGGCGAGCGGGCCAAGGGACGGAAGATCGGACAGGCGGTCGGGATCGGCTGGACCGCGGAAAGCTGCATGCACTGCCGGCAGTGCATGGGGGGCGATCACCACCTCTGCGGCTCGGCGGTCCCGACGATCGTCGGCCACAACGGCGGATTCGCCGAGCGGATGCGGGCTCACTGGGCCTGGACGATTCCGCTCCCCGAGGGGATCGACATGACCTCGACCGGTCCGCTCCTGTGCGGCGGCGTCACGGTCTTCACGCCGATCGCGGGCTACGGCATCCAGCCGTCGGATCACGTCGGCGTCATCGGGATCGGCGGCTTGGGGCACATGGGGGTCAAGTTCGCCCACGCCTGGGGCTGTGAGGTGACCGCCTTCACGTCGAGCGAGTCGAAGTTCGACGAGGCGAAGAGCTTTGGAGCGGACCATGTCCTCTCGACCCGCGACCCGAAGGCGATCGCGGCGGCGGCGAGCCGGTTCGACCTGCTCATCTCGACGGTCAACGTCCCGCTCGACTGGCCGGCGCTCCTGAACACGCTCAAGCCGCGGGGACGGCTGCACATCGTCGGCGCCGTGCTGGAGCCGGTCGGCATTCCGGCCTTCGCCCTCATCATGGGGCAGAAGAACGTCTCCGGTTCCCCGACCGGCAGCCCGAACCGGCTCGCCACGATGCTCGAGTTCGCGGCTCGCAAGAAGGTAGCGCCTCAGGTCGAGCACTTCCCGCTCAGCAAGGTGAACGACGCCATCGCGCACCTGTCGGCGGGCAAGGCGCGGTACCGGATCGTTCTGGACGTCAACAAGTAA